One window of the Streptomyces asoensis genome contains the following:
- a CDS encoding DUF5819 family protein yields the protein MEEIHQSESGPATRECPDVKAAPPGLPRKARALKAGLRAAVFLCLAVSVVHVMLVFLHVAPANTVSKRYSPLINAWVYPFFEQNWRLFAPDPESVNRQILARTARTGSDGSVQVSPWFDLTAVDRSAVEHQPFPSHTAQNMLRRAWAGYVDSHGGDDKARTERALMMQKYLSNIAADRAAAHSSGTFDFIQLRVVALPIAAPGPAAGNRPPTPVENRLLPWWKVTRHGK from the coding sequence GTGGAGGAAATCCATCAGTCCGAATCCGGTCCGGCCACGCGGGAATGTCCTGACGTCAAGGCCGCGCCCCCCGGGCTGCCGAGAAAGGCCCGTGCACTGAAAGCAGGGCTGCGCGCCGCCGTGTTCCTTTGCCTGGCGGTGAGTGTCGTCCACGTGATGCTGGTGTTCCTCCACGTGGCACCGGCCAACACCGTCTCCAAGCGATACAGCCCGCTGATCAACGCCTGGGTGTACCCCTTCTTCGAACAGAACTGGCGGCTCTTCGCCCCGGACCCCGAATCCGTCAACCGGCAGATTCTGGCGAGAACCGCACGCACCGGCTCCGACGGATCGGTTCAGGTGAGCCCCTGGTTCGACCTGACCGCCGTGGACCGTTCCGCGGTCGAGCATCAGCCGTTCCCGAGCCACACGGCACAGAACATGTTGCGCCGTGCCTGGGCCGGCTACGTCGACTCGCACGGAGGAGACGACAAGGCGCGCACGGAACGCGCCCTGATGATGCAGAAGTACCTGAGCAACATCGCCGCGGACCGTGCCGCCGCCCACAGCAGCGGCACCTTCGACTTCATCCAGCTCCGCGTCGTCGCACTGCCCATCGCCGCGCCCGGCCCCGCCGCCGGCAACCGCCCGCCGACGCCGGTCGAGAACCGGCTCCTGCCCTGGTGGAAGGTGACCCGCCATGGAAAATGA
- a CDS encoding HTTM domain-containing protein, protein MENEAQRTASVGVDRWLADRITAVWELLTGRPVSLYAASVLRIGYGLLYLTFLLREFPHRAEIWGPGSPWTPALARQLFEQTGWLSVLTLSDSRACFELCYVLALVTSALFMLGWRTRVLSVLFAVVVTSFHGRAIFMTDGGDNLVLLMSLYLVLTACGRRWSLDARRHRLKTVRAGGAPTSARSPFACQLRDARATLITVVHNCGMFVIAAQVCFLYGSAGLYKVQGASWGGGTALHYVLNLELFRPWPAISHFVDEHTLAVAVAGYMTVLLQVAFPFVLFGRLKYPVLVMLLGMHIGIAVLMGLPLFSGAMIVADAVFLPDRFYTFLPRLCRRAVRRTDSGRPAPGRAAGPGAVPAQGGPGDSRGSKRRVTFEDQY, encoded by the coding sequence ATGGAAAATGAGGCACAGAGGACCGCGTCCGTCGGCGTCGACCGGTGGCTCGCCGACCGGATCACCGCCGTGTGGGAACTCCTGACCGGCCGCCCGGTGTCCCTGTACGCGGCGTCGGTGCTGCGTATCGGCTACGGACTGCTCTACCTGACCTTTCTGCTGCGCGAGTTCCCGCACCGCGCCGAGATCTGGGGCCCCGGCTCGCCGTGGACGCCCGCCCTGGCTCGCCAACTCTTCGAGCAGACGGGATGGTTGAGCGTCCTGACCCTCTCGGACAGCCGCGCCTGCTTCGAGCTCTGCTACGTGCTGGCGCTCGTCACGTCCGCACTGTTCATGCTGGGCTGGCGGACCCGCGTCCTGTCCGTCCTCTTCGCCGTCGTGGTGACCTCGTTCCACGGCCGGGCGATCTTCATGACGGACGGGGGCGACAACCTGGTCCTGCTGATGTCCCTCTACCTCGTCCTCACCGCGTGCGGCCGGCGCTGGTCCCTGGACGCCCGCAGACACCGGCTGAAGACGGTTCGGGCGGGCGGCGCGCCGACCTCGGCGAGGAGCCCCTTCGCGTGCCAACTCCGCGATGCCAGAGCCACTTTGATCACGGTGGTGCACAACTGCGGCATGTTCGTCATCGCGGCACAGGTCTGTTTCCTCTACGGATCAGCCGGCCTGTACAAGGTCCAGGGAGCTTCCTGGGGCGGCGGCACAGCGCTCCACTACGTCCTGAACCTCGAACTCTTCCGGCCCTGGCCCGCCATCTCCCACTTCGTGGACGAGCACACGCTCGCGGTCGCCGTCGCGGGCTACATGACCGTGCTCTTGCAGGTGGCATTCCCGTTCGTGCTCTTCGGCAGGCTCAAGTACCCCGTTCTCGTCATGCTGCTGGGCATGCACATCGGCATCGCCGTGCTCATGGGGCTGCCTCTCTTCTCCGGCGCGATGATCGTCGCGGACGCCGTGTTCCTTCCCGACCGCTTCTACACCTTCCTGCCCCGCCTCTGCCGACGCGCGGTGCGGCGGACGGACAGCGGCCGGCCGGCACCCGGACGAGCGGCAGGCCCCGGAGCCGTACCCGCGCAGGGCGGGCCCGGCGACTCGCGTGGGTCGAAGCGTCGCGTCACCTTTGAAGATCAGTACTGA
- a CDS encoding DUF2637 domain-containing protein, with the protein MNHDYADPSFARHDWHSDPYPYAPSAGWHGGPVDGLGSGTPLAPPDSGWDPVEELAYLLQEAVPAEQTVGVVPPPRSESSSGVDFADPMENLAQITAQLPPIRRSSVGHRKIRARKLRLKWLRTGSFVIVAFVAAIVAMVSVFGGMVAYGPLQNISSGTKSGMIPQWPLLVYGPWMVASLSILRTALHQRRALHSWFIVLLFSSVAIMLCVAQAEKTFTGIAGAALPALASLACFQQLVRQITLTLPPRQESPRHRQ; encoded by the coding sequence ATGAATCACGACTATGCGGATCCGTCCTTCGCGCGGCATGACTGGCATTCCGACCCGTACCCCTACGCGCCGAGCGCCGGCTGGCATGGCGGTCCTGTCGATGGCCTGGGCTCGGGGACTCCCCTGGCACCCCCCGACTCGGGCTGGGATCCGGTCGAGGAACTGGCCTATCTCTTGCAGGAGGCCGTTCCCGCGGAGCAGACGGTCGGGGTGGTGCCGCCACCTCGCAGCGAGTCGTCATCCGGCGTCGACTTCGCCGACCCGATGGAGAACCTGGCGCAGATCACCGCTCAGCTGCCGCCCATCCGACGCTCTTCTGTGGGGCACCGGAAGATCCGAGCCCGAAAGCTCCGGCTCAAGTGGTTGCGGACCGGCAGCTTCGTCATCGTCGCATTCGTTGCCGCCATCGTGGCGATGGTCAGCGTCTTCGGCGGCATGGTCGCCTACGGGCCTCTTCAGAACATCTCTTCCGGTACGAAGAGCGGAATGATCCCTCAGTGGCCTCTTCTTGTGTACGGCCCCTGGATGGTGGCCTCTCTCTCCATCCTGCGAACTGCCTTGCATCAGCGCCGAGCTTTGCATTCATGGTTCATCGTTCTGTTGTTCTCCTCCGTCGCGATCATGCTGTGCGTGGCTCAAGCCGAAAAGACCTTCACCGGTATCGCTGGAGCCGCCCTACCCGCCCTCGCGTCCCTGGCATGCTTCCAGCAACTCGTCCGACAAATCACCTTGACCCTGCCACCGCGGCAGGAATCGCCCCGTCACCGCCAGTAG